A single Candoia aspera isolate rCanAsp1 chromosome 9, rCanAsp1.hap2, whole genome shotgun sequence DNA region contains:
- the NPC1L1 gene encoding NPC1-like intracellular cholesterol transporter 1 isoform X1, producing MLRVVLFALAVLRARPGLLSEAAALTEIHRAGYCSFYDDCGRNPEVGPGLIPPKVPCLSNTPARLVHGSHLRLLKSICPMLFKGANSTHACCSQRQLQVLDTSLSLTRVMLSRCPACMENFANFHCQNICSPDQSLFTNVTRYFNRTVLGGLQVGVLEFQCYYNQRFSEEIYQSCKGVRLPATGDYVLSAMCGKYGAAACNTQRWLDFQGDPRNGLAPLAISFQLKPGDWAAEGGDILPLNGTTWKCSEAVNNGSKCSCPDCEQSCAVIQPPHSESQPFQVGNMDGVLFVCILFFCILTLSFISFLLWQRYSSSEKQKDHSTKETAIKLTGSEKVSQAMYGFLVRAFSSWGTLVASNPITVIITSLAIVVGLSSGIIWIQLTTDPLELWAFPDSQARQEKVLYEKNFGPFFRTNQVILTAKNHSSHIYDSIFWGKKNFSGVLSKEVLLDLMGLQIKLQDLLIWSEKHGRNITLKDICYAPLNPQNASLSDCCVNSLLQFFQNNRTLLELTANQTVDGENGTVDWRDHFLYCINSPASFQDLTALKLSCMADYGAPVFPFLAVGGYSGLEYSEAQALILTFSLNNFLSSDPRFDFVMLWEKHFLKVVQEFQKEHAEKYAIAYMAERSLEDEVSRTTWEDLPVFAASYLVIFLYITVALGEYSSCRHLLVDTKVTLALGGTVVVLGAVLSSLGFYSFVGLPSSLIIIEVVPFLVLAVGADNIFIFVLEYQGP from the exons ATGCTGCGGGTGGTCCTGTTTGCCCTAGCGGTGCTCAGAGCCAGACCAGGCCTGCTGAGCGAG GCTGCGGCTTTGACTGAAATCCACCGTGCGGGCTACTGCTCCTTCTACGACGACTGTGGCCGGAATCCTGAAGTTGGTCCCGGACTCATCCCACCCAAAGTGCCTTGCCTTTCTAACACCCCAGCCCGACTGGTCCACGGCTCCCACCTCCGCCTCCTCAAGAGCATCTGCCCAATGCTGTTCAAGGGTGCCAACAGCACCCATGCCTGCTGCTCACAGAGGCAGTTACAGGTCTTGGACACCAGCCTCTCACTGACCCGGGTCATGCTGTCTCGCTGCCCGGCCTGCATGGAGAACTTTGCCAACTTCCACTGCCAGAACATCTGCAGCCCAGACCAGAGCCTGTTTACCAACGTAACCCGGTACTTCAACCGCACTGTCCTGGGAGGCCTGCAGGTGGGTGTGCTGGAGTTTCAGTGTTACTACAACCAGCGCTTTTCTGAGGAAATCTATCAGTCGTGCAAGGGGGTCAGGCTGCCCGCCACCGGAGACTATGTCCTGAGTGCCATGTGTGGCAAGTATGGGGCGGCTGCATGCAACACCCAGCGATGGCTAGATTTCCAAGGTGACCCAAGAAATGGGTTGGCCCCCTTGGCTATTTCCTTCCAACTAAAACCGGGGGACTGGGCTGCTGAGGGGGGAGACATTTTGCCACTCAATGGAACAACCTGGAAGTGTAGTGAGGCTGTAAACAATGGATCAAAGTGCTCCTGCCCAGACTGCGAACAGTCCTGTGCTGTCATCCAGCCTCCTCACTCTGAATCTCAGCCCTTCCAAGTGGGGAACATGGATGGAGTCCTGTTTGTCTGCATCCTTTTCTTTTGTATCCTCACACTATCATTTATATCCTTCCTATTGTGGCAAAGATACTCCTCATCTGAGAAGCAAAAGGATCACAGCACGAAGGAGACAGCAATTAAGTTGACTGGCTCTGAGAAGGTGAGTCAGGCCATGTATGGTTTCTTAGTTAGGGCCTTCAGCAGCTGGGGCACACTGGTGGCCTCTAATCCCATCACAGTCATTATCACTTCACTAGCAATTGTGGTAGGACTCTCCAGTGGAATCATCTGGATACAACTAACCACAGACCCTTTGGAGCTCTGGGCCTTTCCTGACAGTCAGGCCCGCCAGGAGAAAGTCCTCTATGAGAAGAACTTTGGGCCCTTCTTCAGGACCAACCAAGTCATCCTGACAGCCAAGAACCATTCAAGCCACATTTACGATTCTATTTTTTGGGGCAAGAAGAACTTTAGTGGGGTCCTCTCTAAAGAGGTGCTGTTGGACCTGATGGGCCTGCAGATAAAACTGCAAGACTTGTTGATCTGGTCTGAAAAGCATGGTAGAAACATCACCTTGAAAGACATTTGCTACGCACCTCTGAATCCCCAGAATGCCAGCCTCTCTGACTGTTGTGTTAACAGTCTGTTGCAGTTCTTCCAGAACAATCGTACCCTCCTTGAGTTGACAGCCAACCAGACTGTGGATGGGGAGAATGGCACAGTAGACTGGAGAGACCACTTCCTTTACTGCATCAA CTCCCCAGCCTCCTTCCAAGACCTCACGGCACTGAAGCTGAGCTGCATGGCGGACTATGGAGCCCCCGTGTTCCCCTTCCTGGCTGTGGGTGGTTATTCAG GGCTGGAGTACTCCGAAGCACAAGCTCTCATCCTCACCTTCTCCTTGAACAACTTTCTCTCCAGTGACCCACGTTTCGACTTTGTGATGTTGTGGGAGAAGCATTTCCTGAAGGTTGTGCAGGAATTCCAGAAGGAACATGCTGAGAAATACGCCATTGCCTACATGGCTGAG CGCTCCTTGGAGGATGAAGTTAGCAGGACCACGTGGGAAGACCTCCCCGTCTTCGCTGCCAGCTACTTGGTGATCTTCTTGTACATCACCGTCGCCCTAGGAGAGTACTCCAGCTGCAGGCATCTCCTG